Proteins encoded together in one Phyllostomus discolor isolate MPI-MPIP mPhyDis1 chromosome 6, mPhyDis1.pri.v3, whole genome shotgun sequence window:
- the LOC114500617 gene encoding LOW QUALITY PROTEIN: olfactory receptor 51A7 (The sequence of the model RefSeq protein was modified relative to this genomic sequence to represent the inferred CDS: inserted 1 base in 1 codon; substituted 3 bases at 3 genomic stop codons), translated as MSIFNNSEVQXFFLIGVPGLEYVHIWLSIPTCLMYLAAIMGNSIILFIIKTEPSCHKPVCYFLAMLAISDLGLSFSSLPTMLRIFLFNVMGISPNVXFVQEFFIHGFGVMESSVLLVMSLDRFLAIHNPLRYSSLFTSKRVAKMGLILAVRSILFMLPFPFTLRRLKYCQKNLLSHSFCLHQDIIKLACSDNKINVFYDFFVALCTMQDLALIVVSCMIILKTVLSIASLAQRLKAMNTCVSHTCAVFVFYVPIITLSAMHYFAEHKDLLIVVLIADIFLLLPPRXTPLGCVKTXPIWEKVLGKLLMISRR; from the exons ATGTCTATTTTCAATAACTCTGAGGTCC CCTTTTTTCTGATTGGAGTCCCAGGACTGGAATATGTCCACATCTGGCTCTCCATCCCCACTTGTCTCATGTACCTGGCTGCCATCATGGGCAACAGCATCATTCTCTTTATCATAAAGACAGAGCCCTCATGTCACAAGCCTGTGTGTTATTTCCTTGCCATGTTGGCCATCTCTGACCTGggcctctccttttcctcccttcctacaATGCTGAGAATCTTCTTGTTTAATGTCATGGGAATTTCACCCAATGTCTGATTTGTCCAAGAATTCTTCATCCATGGATTTGGTGTCATGGAATCTTCAGTGCTTCTAGTCATGTCTTTGGATCGCTTTCTTGCCATTCACAATCCACTGAGATATAGTTCCCTCTTCACTAGCAAAAGAGTTGCTAAAATGGGACTGATCTTAGCTGTCAGAAGCATTTTATTCATGCTTCCATTCCCCTTCACTCTAAGGAGACTAAAATATTGTCAGAAAAATCTCCTGTCTCACTCATTCTGCCTGCATCAGGATATCATTAAGCTGGCCTGCTCTGACAATAAGATCAATGTTTTCTATGACTTCTTTGTTGCTCTCTGTACAATGCAGGACTTGGCATTAATTGTTGTGTCTTGCATGATTATCTTGAAGACTGTGCTCAGCATTGCATCTCTGGCACAGAGACTCAAGGCCATGAATACTTGTGTCTCCCACACCTGTGCTGTGTTTGTTTTCTATGTACCCATCATCACCCTATCTGCCATGCACTACTTTGCAGAGCACAAAGATCTCCTCATTGTAGTTCTTATTGCAGATATATTCTTGTTGTTGCCACCCCGATGAACTCCATTGGGTTGTGTAAAGACTTGACCAATCTGGGAGAAGGTCTTGGGGAAGTTGTTGATGATAAGCAGGAGATAA